A stretch of Triticum aestivum cultivar Chinese Spring chromosome 1D, IWGSC CS RefSeq v2.1, whole genome shotgun sequence DNA encodes these proteins:
- the LOC123160819 gene encoding uncharacterized protein: protein MSACVSDKQHGKKDKNNARERREGTQGRWRLGAWVTAIEQGNGGRANTSVQPFVRGRRPPKPHGGSFIPRRRRKYDSGASKRRKKQKLEEDARTQKGALDKFVVKEPQSNFENQTPDANIDDAHGGDPVEVEAHIAESDEHDDTNTVVEGDDSIHVDEGDDANIVAEGNVADNINNSVQPDIFDPRTWDALDPTMIDILAQSGPKRDPSIEHGRTDKFGRRFSALSYTRVLSNGEKCDREWLVYSKDLDKVFFAANYLGRDMLEAN, encoded by the exons CGCTCGTGAACGACGAGAAGGCACACAGGGGCGATGGCGGCTGGGCGCCTGGGTGACGGCAATAGAGCAAGGCAACGGCGGCAGAGCAAACACGTCAGTTCAGCCTTTCGTACGCGGCCGCCGGCCACCGAAGCCCCACGGCGGATCATTCATCCCTCGCCGGC GGAGGAAGTATGATTCTGGTGCTTCGAAGCGTAGGAAGAAACAAAAGCTAGAAGAAGATGCTCGGACCCAAAAGGGCGCTCTCGATAAATTTGTTGTGAAAGAACCTCAAAGCAATTTTGAAAACCAAACTCCTGATGCTAATATTGATGATGCACATGGTGGTGATCCAGTAGAGGTTGAGGCTCACATTGCAGAATctgatgaacatgatgatactaacaCTGTAGTCGAAGGTGATGATTCTATTCATGTTGATGAAGGTGATGATGCTAATATTGTTGCTGAAGGTAATGTTGCTGATAACATTAATAATTCTGTTCAACCGGATATATTTGATCCAAGAACTTGGGATGCACTTGATCCTACAATGATTGATATTTTGGCGCAAAGTGGTCCTAAAAGAGACCCGTCTATTGAGCATGGTCGTACAGACAAATTTGGTAGAAGGTTTTCTGCATTATCGTACACTAGAGTTCTCTCGAATGGAGAAAAGTGTGATAGAGAGTGGCTTGTGTACAGCAAAGATCTTGATAAAGTATTTTTTGCTGCAAATTATTTAGGAAGGGACATGTTAGAGGCCAATTAG